From Humisphaera borealis, the proteins below share one genomic window:
- a CDS encoding aliphatic sulfonate ABC transporter substrate-binding protein produces the protein MPRLRLPIVLLSIAFLAGSMACKKDGGASGPSATPPAEVRLGYFANFTHAQAVLGVSSGDFEKAVAPSKFGTKIFNAGPSLIEALFAGEIDIGYIGPGPALNGYAKSKGTKVRIIAGAASNGVLIVARPDAGINDLKDLVGKKIATPQFGNTQDIAAKQYFRDVLKQKDLSGVMAVPNAEQASMMLRKQVDAAWAPEPWGSLLISQAGAKLIAEEKSLWAEGAFATTVVITTPEFLQKHPDVVEKVLGVHVQWTDKLKADPTAQLPLLEAALFKLTNKGLPAGVLAASVKTTNFTEDPLPHTFTKFAQWAYDLEFSKEKTDPAAMFDTAIVKKVREKATAASPGK, from the coding sequence ATGCCTCGGCTTCGCCTTCCCATCGTTCTCCTGTCGATCGCATTCCTGGCCGGTAGCATGGCGTGCAAGAAGGATGGCGGGGCCTCCGGCCCGTCCGCCACGCCACCCGCTGAGGTGCGGCTGGGCTACTTCGCCAACTTCACCCACGCACAGGCGGTGCTGGGCGTATCTTCGGGCGACTTCGAGAAGGCGGTCGCGCCATCCAAGTTCGGCACCAAGATTTTCAACGCCGGCCCTTCGCTGATCGAGGCCCTTTTTGCCGGCGAGATCGACATTGGCTACATCGGCCCTGGTCCTGCTCTCAACGGCTATGCCAAGAGCAAGGGGACGAAGGTTCGGATCATCGCCGGCGCGGCGAGCAACGGCGTGCTGATCGTCGCCCGTCCTGACGCGGGGATCAACGACCTTAAAGACCTCGTCGGCAAGAAGATCGCCACTCCCCAGTTCGGCAACACCCAGGATATCGCCGCCAAGCAGTACTTCCGCGACGTTCTGAAGCAGAAAGACCTGTCCGGTGTGATGGCCGTCCCCAACGCCGAGCAGGCGTCGATGATGCTTCGCAAGCAGGTGGACGCGGCGTGGGCCCCCGAGCCCTGGGGTTCGCTGTTGATCTCCCAGGCCGGCGCCAAGCTGATCGCGGAGGAAAAGTCCCTCTGGGCCGAAGGTGCATTCGCGACGACGGTCGTTATCACCACGCCCGAGTTTCTACAGAAACATCCGGATGTGGTCGAAAAGGTATTGGGCGTTCACGTTCAGTGGACCGACAAACTAAAGGCCGACCCGACTGCTCAGTTGCCCCTGCTTGAGGCGGCACTGTTCAAACTGACGAACAAGGGTTTGCCCGCGGGCGTGCTGGCGGCATCGGTGAAGACGACCAACTTCACCGAAGACCCGCTGCCCCACACCTTCACGAAGTTCGCCCAGTGGGCTTACGACCTGGAGTTCTCGAAGGAGAAGACCGATCCGGCGGCGATGTTCGACACGGCGATCGTGAAGAAGGTCCGGGAAAAGGCCACCGCCGCCTCGCCGGGAAAGTGA
- a CDS encoding NAD(P)-dependent oxidoreductase, whose translation MPSLTRPKVIVTEGSDPTPLQWLRDNVHVIEAGADEPEFAAHIADAEGLVVRTYTRVDDALLARAPKLKVVGRGGVGLENIDVAACRRRGVEVVYTPDANTLAVGDFVFGYALQLLRPWNFFRDAAYEPKEFKRIRNTVRGRQLNELTIGILGMGRVGRRVGHIATGGFDMRVIYNDVIDFNATGNPPTFPATAVDKATLYREADILSIHVTMLPGNENLVGREQLAMMKSDAIVINTSRGEVLDAAAVADAILGGRLAGAAIDVFHPEPPKPDFPLLGIPNVLLTPHLAARTYTALENMSWVVKDVVGVIAGKTAKYPAP comes from the coding sequence ATGCCCTCACTTACCCGACCCAAAGTCATCGTCACCGAAGGCTCCGATCCGACACCCCTCCAGTGGCTTCGGGACAATGTTCATGTCATCGAGGCTGGTGCCGACGAGCCTGAGTTTGCAGCTCACATCGCCGATGCCGAGGGTCTTGTCGTTCGAACCTACACACGGGTGGATGACGCGCTGCTGGCGCGGGCCCCGAAGCTGAAGGTGGTCGGCCGTGGCGGGGTCGGCCTGGAGAACATCGATGTCGCGGCGTGCCGCCGACGGGGCGTGGAAGTGGTCTACACGCCCGACGCAAACACGCTTGCCGTCGGAGATTTCGTTTTCGGCTATGCGTTGCAGTTGCTGCGACCCTGGAACTTTTTCCGCGACGCCGCTTACGAGCCGAAGGAGTTCAAGCGTATCCGCAACACCGTCCGCGGCCGGCAGTTGAACGAACTGACGATCGGCATCCTCGGAATGGGCCGCGTCGGCCGGCGTGTCGGGCACATCGCCACCGGCGGGTTCGACATGCGCGTGATCTACAACGACGTGATCGACTTCAACGCGACCGGCAACCCGCCGACCTTCCCAGCGACCGCGGTGGACAAGGCCACGCTGTATCGCGAGGCGGACATCCTGAGCATTCACGTGACGATGTTGCCGGGAAACGAGAATCTCGTCGGCCGCGAACAACTGGCGATGATGAAGTCCGACGCGATTGTCATCAACACCAGCCGCGGCGAAGTGCTCGATGCCGCCGCCGTCGCCGATGCGATCCTCGGCGGCAGGCTCGCCGGTGCCGCGATCGATGTGTTCCACCCCGAACCGCCCAAGCCCGATTTTCCATTGCTCGGCATTCCCAACGTCCTGCTGACCCCGCATCTGGCAGCCCGGACGTACACCGCGCTGGAGAACATGAGCTGGGTGGTGAAAGACGTGGTCGGCGTGATCGCGGGTAAAACGGCCAAGTATCCGGCACCGTGA
- a CDS encoding porin family protein, which produces MVRRKRAWLLANAATVLATAVAAGGTAGASEAQSSTDVADNRRLIEEIQGLQERIAELERRSATNARDSQPHADLADAHRVDRTIADVVADAERRSHLSLEGFTAGYSGGRFVIQSEDGNYLFSPSALVQFRYVANFADGVSSDGDGSFESGFEVRRLRLMFEGNFGSPNLSYFFQWNTGVNGGALVMDQAWVRYAFAGTPFAVRFGAYVNGWDHETAVNIGRQLAVDRSVVNYVFSTGVTGVENYVQGIELQYQAVDEWRASVMLHDGYLSRNTNFQNQAATAPAIGIVNPGGGTAGRFEYKLAGDWRDYTDFTARGTKKDLLVVGGGFNFDTADNLNALMYTADVQWEPSSVRGLSVYAAFVGMSRDFRSVPAGQTGSPNDWGFVAQAGYALSPAWEVFGRYSFTKLDDAGPGTLGNAARVNDTIHEIAAGVNYYLMDHAAKFSLDVLFLPEGSPLDMPGIGIIAQPTADPQAAIRAQFQLAI; this is translated from the coding sequence ATGGTCCGGCGAAAAAGAGCATGGCTTCTCGCGAACGCGGCAACAGTACTGGCAACGGCAGTCGCCGCAGGCGGCACGGCGGGCGCCTCAGAAGCCCAATCCTCGACCGACGTCGCAGACAATCGGCGACTGATCGAGGAGATTCAGGGCCTCCAGGAACGCATTGCCGAACTCGAACGGCGCAGCGCGACGAACGCGAGGGATTCGCAGCCTCACGCCGACCTCGCCGACGCGCATCGCGTGGACCGCACGATTGCCGACGTAGTCGCCGACGCCGAGCGTCGCAGCCACCTGTCTCTGGAAGGGTTCACCGCCGGCTACAGCGGCGGACGATTCGTGATCCAGAGCGAGGACGGGAACTACCTTTTCAGCCCGAGCGCCCTGGTTCAGTTCCGCTATGTCGCCAATTTTGCCGACGGCGTCAGCTCCGACGGCGACGGGTCCTTTGAATCGGGCTTCGAGGTCCGCCGGCTTCGACTCATGTTCGAAGGCAACTTCGGCTCGCCAAACCTGTCCTACTTTTTCCAGTGGAATACCGGCGTCAATGGCGGCGCTTTGGTGATGGATCAGGCGTGGGTGCGCTATGCGTTCGCCGGCACACCATTCGCCGTGCGGTTCGGCGCGTACGTCAACGGCTGGGACCACGAAACGGCCGTCAACATCGGCAGGCAGTTGGCCGTCGATCGGTCCGTGGTGAACTACGTCTTCTCGACCGGCGTGACCGGCGTCGAGAACTATGTCCAGGGGATCGAGTTGCAGTATCAGGCGGTTGATGAGTGGCGGGCGAGCGTGATGCTCCACGACGGATACCTCTCGCGCAACACCAACTTTCAAAACCAGGCGGCCACCGCACCGGCGATCGGGATCGTCAATCCCGGTGGCGGCACCGCCGGCCGATTCGAATACAAGCTCGCCGGCGACTGGCGCGATTACACCGACTTCACCGCCCGCGGGACGAAAAAGGACCTGCTGGTGGTCGGCGGCGGATTCAACTTCGACACCGCCGACAACCTCAATGCCCTCATGTACACCGCCGACGTGCAATGGGAACCGTCTTCGGTGCGGGGCCTGAGCGTTTACGCGGCGTTCGTCGGGATGTCGCGCGACTTCCGATCGGTCCCCGCCGGCCAGACCGGCTCGCCCAACGACTGGGGCTTTGTCGCCCAGGCGGGGTACGCGCTTTCGCCTGCATGGGAAGTGTTCGGCCGCTACAGCTTCACGAAACTCGACGACGCCGGCCCCGGCACACTCGGCAACGCGGCACGCGTGAATGACACAATTCACGAGATTGCCGCGGGCGTGAATTACTACCTGATGGACCACGCGGCGAAGTTTTCGCTCGATGTCCTGTTCCTGCCGGAAGGGTCGCCGCTCGACATGCCCGGGATCGGGATCATCGCGCAGCCGACGGCAGACCCACAGGCGGCGATCCGGGCGCAATTTCAGTTGGCGATCTGA
- a CDS encoding N-acetyltransferase yields MIRPANITDVPRIQQIINSHAEFGRMLFKSLAQLYEDLRDFGVYEIAGPDGRPQVVGCVALTIIWADLAEVRSLAVDQSQRGKGIGSKLVQWTVDEARRLRIRKLMSLTYEQRFFEKLGFVVVDKETLPLKVWSDCVRCPKRDGCDEIAMVEVLEDVPELAVEHAPPTPRGISIPVLPNE; encoded by the coding sequence ATGATCCGACCCGCCAACATCACTGACGTTCCCCGCATCCAGCAGATCATCAACTCCCACGCGGAGTTCGGCCGGATGTTGTTCAAGAGCCTCGCGCAGCTTTACGAAGACCTGCGTGACTTCGGCGTTTACGAGATTGCCGGCCCCGACGGCCGGCCGCAGGTCGTCGGCTGCGTCGCGCTGACCATCATCTGGGCTGACCTGGCCGAGGTGCGGTCGCTGGCGGTCGATCAGAGCCAGCGCGGCAAGGGCATCGGCTCCAAGCTCGTGCAGTGGACGGTTGACGAGGCGCGCCGCCTTCGCATCCGCAAGCTGATGTCGCTGACGTACGAGCAGCGCTTCTTCGAAAAGCTCGGCTTCGTGGTGGTAGACAAGGAAACCCTGCCGCTGAAAGTCTGGAGCGACTGTGTCCGTTGCCCCAAGCGCGACGGCTGCGACGAGATCGCCATGGTGGAGGTCCTGGAAGACGTCCCTGAACTGGCGGTCGAGCACGCGCCGCCCACGCCGCGCGGCATCAGTATTCCGGTGCTGCCGAACGAGTAA
- a CDS encoding ABC transporter permease has protein sequence MLLIATWEAGYRLIGWNTLVFPAPSQVLDGMLSLMSVETRFGDPLRANWPWPVSETRPFTGAWYEIPLIEAVLSSLARLTVGFTISIAIGGLIGAACWRYKWFDEFIGPVLLGVQTLPSVCWVPLAILIMGFKESGILFVLVIGSFSAIAISLRDGLRAIPPLYQQAGRMMGANGLKLYRHVLLPASLPALATSLRQGFSFAWRSLMGGELILSLSPHGLGHRLEIARNLSAVETVVGLLIVMIMIGMLADRLVFAQIQKRVSKRFGFAAAGE, from the coding sequence ATGCTGCTTATCGCAACCTGGGAGGCGGGATATAGGCTCATCGGGTGGAACACGCTCGTGTTCCCCGCACCCAGCCAGGTGCTCGACGGCATGCTGAGCCTGATGTCGGTCGAAACCCGGTTCGGCGACCCCCTGCGTGCCAACTGGCCCTGGCCGGTTAGCGAGACCCGCCCGTTTACCGGGGCGTGGTACGAAATCCCGCTGATCGAAGCCGTCCTTTCCAGCCTTGCCCGGCTCACCGTCGGGTTCACGATCAGCATTGCCATCGGCGGACTGATCGGGGCGGCCTGCTGGCGCTACAAGTGGTTCGATGAATTCATCGGGCCCGTTCTGCTCGGCGTTCAAACGCTGCCCAGCGTGTGTTGGGTGCCGCTGGCGATCCTCATCATGGGGTTCAAGGAATCCGGCATCCTTTTCGTTCTGGTGATCGGCAGCTTCTCGGCGATCGCGATTTCATTACGCGACGGGCTTCGGGCGATCCCCCCGCTCTATCAGCAGGCCGGCCGCATGATGGGCGCCAACGGACTGAAGCTCTATCGCCACGTCCTGCTCCCGGCGTCGCTCCCGGCGCTGGCAACCAGCCTGCGTCAGGGGTTCAGCTTCGCCTGGCGGTCGCTCATGGGTGGCGAGCTGATCCTGAGCCTCTCGCCCCACGGCCTGGGTCATCGGCTGGAAATTGCCCGCAACCTCTCGGCGGTCGAAACGGTGGTCGGCCTTCTGATCGTGATGATCATGATTGGCATGCTGGCCGACCGGCTGGTCTTCGCGCAGATCCAGAAGCGCGTCTCCAAGCGGTTCGGATTCGCGGCTGCGGGAGAATGA
- a CDS encoding ABC transporter ATP-binding protein, with product MDVEILETVGRTTTVAPPASARPSAVGRGGELVLQGIWKMFGEVGTQGRQTALRDIHLTCKPGEFVVVVGPSGCGKSTLLNIASGMIRQDAGGVLLDGVPKSVPGPDRAMVFQDHGLFPWLTTAQNIGFGLKMMGVPRSEREDRVQDALDMVHLGQTGRKLVHELSGGMRQRVAIARALVMDPKVLLMDEPFAALDAQTRTLLHEQLQEIWLRTSKTILFVTHSVGEAVRLADRIIVLHAHPGRIRREIPIELGHPRNFDHPDLAGLVHLVRREIEEEVNRINAEAGDPWKPQTPDDLDAAYRNLGGGI from the coding sequence ATGGATGTCGAGATTCTGGAAACCGTCGGCCGCACCACCACTGTCGCTCCGCCGGCCAGTGCGCGCCCGTCCGCAGTCGGTCGCGGCGGCGAACTGGTGTTACAGGGCATCTGGAAGATGTTCGGCGAGGTCGGCACCCAAGGACGCCAGACCGCGCTCCGCGACATTCACCTGACCTGCAAACCCGGCGAGTTTGTCGTCGTGGTCGGTCCGAGCGGTTGCGGCAAAAGCACGCTGCTGAACATCGCCTCGGGCATGATCCGCCAGGACGCCGGCGGGGTTCTGCTCGACGGCGTACCCAAGAGCGTGCCCGGCCCCGACCGGGCGATGGTCTTCCAGGACCACGGCCTCTTCCCCTGGCTGACGACGGCCCAGAACATCGGATTCGGCCTGAAGATGATGGGCGTGCCGCGCAGTGAGCGCGAGGACCGCGTGCAGGACGCACTGGATATGGTCCACCTCGGGCAAACCGGGCGGAAACTCGTCCACGAGCTGTCCGGCGGCATGCGGCAGCGCGTCGCGATCGCCCGGGCGCTGGTTATGGACCCCAAGGTCCTGCTGATGGACGAACCGTTCGCCGCCCTTGATGCCCAGACCCGAACACTGCTGCACGAGCAGTTGCAGGAAATATGGTTGCGCACCAGCAAGACAATTCTGTTTGTGACGCACTCCGTCGGCGAAGCCGTTCGCCTGGCCGACCGCATCATCGTTCTGCATGCCCACCCGGGCCGCATCCGACGGGAGATTCCCATTGAACTCGGTCACCCCCGAAACTTCGACCACCCCGACCTTGCCGGTCTCGTCCACCTCGTCCGACGCGAAATTGAAGAAGAGGTCAACCGTATCAACGCGGAAGCAGGCGATCCGTGGAAGCCTCAAACGCCTGACGATCTGGATGCTGCTTATCGCAACCTGGGAGGCGGGATATAG
- a CDS encoding VOC family protein produces the protein MLRRIDRIFIRVPGLPAAVAYYRDVMGMTLIQQDGRLATFKLGDEGSELLLHTDPDLPAEATYYLVDDVRDLFARRAELKLHFISAPKQAARGYRATVRDPFGTVLLIIDRTTEQSAGKAVAEDAKAPGALFAGVEADTKSRGKPDALIKAYEALGRTADDLPYTPHFETLYKDYTSQLDPSPTRQEVWRQLLNLRKGGKLPKLGEARSRPPEVSPEDKQRLRDMLGEDIGKRDRLPYTERFDKLVDEFNTTQQRPLSPHLVWRLVATLAK, from the coding sequence ATGCTCCGCCGAATCGACCGAATCTTCATTCGTGTGCCTGGTCTGCCGGCGGCGGTTGCCTACTACCGTGATGTCATGGGGATGACGCTGATCCAGCAGGACGGTCGGCTGGCGACCTTCAAACTCGGGGACGAAGGCTCCGAACTGCTGCTGCACACCGATCCGGACCTTCCTGCCGAAGCCACCTACTACCTGGTCGACGACGTACGCGACCTCTTCGCCCGGCGAGCCGAGCTGAAGCTGCATTTCATTTCCGCGCCCAAGCAGGCCGCGCGTGGCTATCGGGCCACGGTGCGCGACCCTTTTGGAACGGTCCTGCTGATCATCGATCGCACCACCGAGCAGTCGGCCGGCAAGGCCGTCGCGGAGGACGCCAAGGCACCCGGGGCGCTGTTTGCGGGGGTGGAAGCCGACACCAAGTCGCGAGGCAAGCCTGACGCGCTGATCAAAGCGTACGAAGCGCTCGGCCGGACCGCCGACGATCTGCCCTACACGCCGCATTTTGAGACGCTCTACAAGGATTACACAAGCCAACTCGACCCATCGCCCACGCGGCAGGAGGTATGGCGTCAACTGCTGAACCTTCGAAAGGGCGGCAAGCTCCCGAAGCTGGGTGAGGCCCGGAGCCGTCCGCCGGAAGTGTCGCCTGAAGACAAGCAGCGGCTTCGCGACATGCTCGGCGAAGACATTGGCAAGCGCGACCGGCTCCCCTACACCGAACGCTTCGACAAGCTGGTGGACGAGTTCAACACCACCCAGCAGCGTCCGCTGAGCCCGCACCTGGTCTGGCGACTGGTCGCGACGCTCGCGAAATGA
- a CDS encoding radical SAM protein, which produces MPDRDYIFYELTSSLCATCLRKVEAKVILQDGKVFLHKWCPEHRFQKVLISTDAEYYKLCRQTLKPSQVPLRFNTPIKYGCPYDCGLCPDHEQHSCLAIIEVTDQCNLTCPICYSESSPQRPTHRSLEQIEFMLDCVVRNEGEPDVVQISGGEPTIHPQLWDILDAAKRRPIKHLMLNTNGIRIAGDADFARRLKDYQPGFEVYLQFDSLRAKPLLELRGQDLRDVRRRAIDRLNDLNLSTNLVVTLKKGLNDDEIGEILDYAVAQRCVRGVTFQPIQSAGRLEQFDPATDRLTLGEVRQQILRQSSLFRPQDVIPVPCHPDCLAMAYALKWNGQVLPISGEVDPSIFLQTEGSTIVYERNPALKERLYTMFANCGCEPPAEGSPTNGVSLKQLLCCLPTVPLPDSVGYENLFRVIIMQFLDPHNFDVRSVKKSCVHIVHTDGRIIPFDTFNLFYRDGRERVLEELRSGRGAESPERLVSLTRSAAPEY; this is translated from the coding sequence ATGCCAGACCGCGACTACATCTTCTACGAACTCACCAGCAGCCTCTGCGCCACCTGCCTGCGCAAAGTCGAAGCAAAAGTCATCCTGCAAGACGGCAAGGTGTTCCTGCACAAATGGTGCCCGGAGCATCGGTTTCAGAAGGTGCTCATCAGCACCGACGCCGAGTACTACAAGCTCTGCCGCCAGACGCTCAAGCCGTCGCAGGTGCCGCTGCGGTTCAACACGCCGATCAAGTACGGCTGCCCGTACGACTGCGGGCTCTGCCCGGATCACGAGCAGCATTCGTGCCTCGCGATCATCGAAGTCACCGACCAGTGCAACCTCACCTGCCCGATCTGCTACAGCGAGTCGTCGCCGCAGCGGCCGACGCATCGGTCGCTCGAACAAATCGAGTTCATGCTCGACTGCGTCGTGCGGAACGAAGGAGAGCCCGACGTCGTGCAGATCTCCGGCGGCGAGCCGACGATCCATCCGCAGTTGTGGGACATCCTCGACGCGGCCAAGCGGCGGCCGATCAAGCATCTGATGCTGAACACCAACGGCATCCGCATCGCCGGCGACGCCGACTTCGCCCGGCGGCTGAAGGACTACCAGCCCGGCTTTGAGGTCTATCTGCAGTTTGATTCGCTCCGCGCCAAACCGCTGCTTGAGCTGCGCGGGCAGGACCTGCGCGACGTCCGCCGCCGGGCGATCGACCGGCTGAATGATCTCAACCTCAGCACCAACCTGGTCGTCACGCTGAAGAAGGGCCTGAACGACGACGAGATCGGCGAGATTCTCGATTACGCCGTCGCGCAGCGGTGCGTGCGCGGCGTGACGTTCCAGCCGATCCAGTCCGCCGGGCGGCTGGAGCAGTTCGACCCCGCTACCGACCGCCTGACGCTCGGCGAAGTGCGGCAGCAGATCCTCCGGCAGTCGTCGCTGTTCCGCCCGCAGGATGTGATCCCAGTGCCGTGCCACCCGGATTGCCTCGCAATGGCGTACGCGCTGAAGTGGAACGGGCAGGTGCTGCCGATCAGCGGCGAAGTAGACCCGAGCATCTTCCTGCAGACCGAAGGCAGCACGATCGTTTACGAACGAAACCCGGCGCTGAAGGAACGGCTTTATACGATGTTCGCCAACTGCGGCTGCGAACCGCCGGCCGAGGGATCGCCGACCAATGGCGTATCACTCAAGCAGTTGCTCTGCTGCCTGCCGACGGTGCCGCTGCCCGACTCGGTCGGCTACGAGAACCTGTTCCGCGTGATCATCATGCAGTTTCTCGACCCCCATAACTTCGATGTGCGCAGCGTGAAGAAGAGCTGCGTCCATATCGTCCACACCGACGGGCGGATCATCCCGTTCGATACGTTCAACCTGTTTTATCGGGACGGCAGGGAGCGCGTGCTGGAGGAGCTGCGCTCGGGCCGAGGGGCAGAATCGCCAGAAAGGCTCGTCAGCCTTACTCGTTCGGCAGCACCGGAATACTGA
- a CDS encoding prolipoprotein diacylglyceryl transferase encodes MTFPVYIHLFGVTLHPHTVFEILAYGLGSRLFFFLRKRSAGRQPSLPIEKTLLLLCGCTVGALLGAKLLALAESWREISAAAAANPLAWVAGKTIVGGILGGWIGVEIAKKLTGVRKSTGDTFVFPLILGIAIGRVGCFLTGLEDHTHGNANALPWAVDFGDGVRRHPTQLYEIAYLATLAIVLVLPPVRRLWSVPAGQVQSGRLFRLFVIGYLSFRFAIEFIKPTDKTLLGLSAIQWASLLAVGWTAVQLLRKRSPQAIDSSPSAIERGAAS; translated from the coding sequence ATGACCTTCCCCGTCTACATCCACCTGTTCGGCGTGACGCTTCACCCGCACACGGTGTTTGAGATTCTGGCATACGGGTTGGGGTCGCGGCTGTTCTTCTTCCTTCGCAAACGCTCCGCCGGCCGCCAGCCGTCACTACCGATCGAGAAGACGCTCCTGCTCCTCTGCGGCTGTACCGTCGGGGCGCTGCTGGGCGCCAAGCTGCTGGCGCTGGCCGAGAGCTGGCGAGAGATCTCCGCCGCCGCCGCGGCCAACCCGTTGGCCTGGGTCGCCGGCAAAACGATCGTCGGCGGCATCCTCGGCGGGTGGATCGGCGTCGAGATCGCCAAGAAGCTGACCGGCGTCCGCAAATCCACCGGCGACACGTTTGTCTTCCCCCTCATCCTCGGCATCGCGATCGGCCGCGTCGGGTGCTTTCTGACCGGGCTCGAAGACCACACGCACGGTAACGCGAACGCCCTGCCGTGGGCGGTCGATTTCGGCGACGGCGTCCGCCGACATCCGACACAGCTCTACGAAATTGCCTACTTGGCGACCCTCGCGATCGTGCTGGTGCTGCCTCCGGTGCGACGGCTGTGGTCGGTGCCGGCCGGCCAGGTTCAGTCCGGTCGATTGTTTCGCCTGTTTGTCATCGGATACCTGTCGTTCCGGTTTGCGATCGAGTTCATCAAGCCGACCGACAAGACGCTGTTGGGCCTGAGCGCGATACAATGGGCGAGCCTGCTGGCGGTAGGATGGACCGCCGTGCAGTTGCTGCGTAAGCGGTCGCCGCAGGCGATCGATTCTTCGCCGTCGGCGATCGAAAGGGGTGCCGCTTCGTGA